A genomic window from Silene latifolia isolate original U9 population chromosome Y, ASM4854445v1, whole genome shotgun sequence includes:
- the LOC141630088 gene encoding uncharacterized protein LOC141630088, which yields MHNLPLKFWGKGLPKITSLVGKYVKSDVATEEKTRLGYARVMAVLMVDQELPEKVRFKDETGTVIQIEVEYEWRLVKCKKCMGMGHMEADYRKNDQKKGQKTQLVWRPVVKKASVPTPAIPSGSLQNPIQNTEARHITPIKKLVQLQRHDYSGGGYSSDSFGAHSYKEVVSSPPEEVVLKMVTVLNQKFQMDKIGFWNVRGMNRVGKQKAINYFLQNQDIRLFGLLETKIKSRVLKRVVNSFNNWCISTNNGHHNGGRICILWQPQAVKVQFLEYNAQFIHMRVESVETRSIFYMTMVYAFNSITDRAPLWDHLRRIASQVSGPWAIASDFNCVLSAGERVGGNTPSSEMEPFRHCVADCGVIDIDATGSLFTWNNKQKPEERIYCRIDRFLVNKDWCDHLPDLYTHFLPEGLMDHTPCIISSSKISQRKRCFKYFNMWGEVRELLHTVRSNWDKGLMGTSMFRLVKNLKHLKPALKQLNKEGYNDIEHSTSRL from the coding sequence ATGCATAATCTTCCTCTGAAATTTTGGGGCAAAGGACTGCCTAAAATAACCTCGTTGGTAGGCAAGTACGTCAAGAGTGATGTTGCTACTGAGGAAAAAACAAGGTTAGGCTATGCTAGAGTGATGGCAGTTCTTATGGTGGATCAGGAATTGCCTGAAAAGGTAAGATTCAAAGATGAGACTGGTACTGTGATTCAAATTGAGGTAGAATATGAATGGAGACTAGTTAAGTGCAAAAAATGTATGGGAATGGGACATATGGAGGCAGATTACAGGAAGAATGATCAAAAGAAGGGGCAGAAAACTCAGCTGGTTTGGAGACCTGTGGTGAAGAAGGCTTCTGTGCCTACTCCTGCCATTCCATCTGGGAGTTTACAAAACCCTATTCAGAATACAGAAGCTAGGCATATAACTCCAATTAAAAAACTAGTTCAGTTGCAGAGACATGATTACAGTGGTGGTGGATATAGCTCTGACTCATTTGGTGCACATTCATACAAGGAGGTGGTCTCATCCCCTCCAGAAGAAGTGGTGCTGAAAATGGTAACAGTCCTCAACCAAAAATTTCAAATGGATAAGATAGGTTTCTGGAATGTGAGAGGTATGAATAGAGTAGGAAAACAAAAAGCAATAAATTATTTCTTACAGAATCAAGACATTAGATTGTTTGGTCttttagaaacaaaaataaagagtagGGTTCTGAAGAGAGTTGTAAATAGCTTCAATAATTGGTGCATATCAACTAATAATGGACACCACAATGGTGGGAGAATCTGTATTTTGTGGCAACCTCAAGCTGTGAAGGTACAATTCTTAGAGTATAATGCACAATTCATTCATATGAGGGTTGAATCTGTTGAGACTAGAAGCATCTTCTATATGACAATGGTCTATGCTTTCAACTCTATTACTGATAGGGCTCCTTTATGGGATCATTTAAGGAGAATTGCTAGTCAGGTCAGTGGTCCTTGGGCTATTGCTAGTGACTTTAATTGTGTATTATCTGCTGGAGAAAGGGTGGGAGGCAACACTCCCTCAAGTGAGATGGAGCCATTCAGGCATTGTGTTGCAGATTGTGGTGTCATTGATATTGATGCTACTGGGTCTCTTTTTACTTGGAATAACAAACAAAAACCTGAGGAGAGGATATATTGTAGGATTGATAGGTTCCTGGTTAATAAGGACTGGTGTGATCATCTCCCTGATCTTTATACTCATTTTTTGCCTGAGGGACTCATGGATCATACTCCTTGTATTATTAGTAGCTCTAAAATTTCCCAAAGAAAACGATGCTTTAAGTACTTCAACATGTGGGGAGAAGTAAGGGAGCTCCTGCATACTGTCAGAAGCAATTGGGATAAGGGGTTGATGGGTACTAGCATGTTCAGGCTAGTTAAAAACCTCAAACATTTGAAACCAGCTTTGAAACAGTTGAACAAAGAGGGATATAATGATATTGAGCATTCAACAAGCAGACTTTAG